One region of Chanodichthys erythropterus isolate Z2021 chromosome 17, ASM2448905v1, whole genome shotgun sequence genomic DNA includes:
- the LOC137005324 gene encoding uncharacterized protein, with protein sequence MMDDDVELAVVGIGCHFPGGEGLENFWRVLLHGENCTVQIPNDRIDLSQWYDPDERKAGKMNTAKAALINGLNEFDHKFFGITNAETITMDPQQKLLLQCTYRALEDAGIPMEKASGTRTGVFLGLMNRDFELKNMRNNPKYIDHNTGTGAAMSIAANRISYIFNFTGPSLSIDSACSSSLVALHLACQAIKQGDCDMALCGGVTCILEPTLYVTLSKAKLISSDGTSKPFSSKADGYGRGEGCGVVLLKPLKKALEDHDHIWGIISKTAVNQDGHTVSPITKPSMVQQEELLRKIYSTETDLTSVQYIEAHGTGTAIGDPTEAGSISKVIAKARPQKSGPLIIGSVKGNIGHTESSAGVAGLIKVLLMMQHETIVPSLFYSVENSSIDIESLNVKIPTTAEKWVSDCRAGRSAGINSFGFGGTNAHAVIKQYVQSQKPKAQLISKSHQYFVVSAASEKSMKNIIEDTAKQISAGKISDLQSLLYTSACRRSHLKHKYRKVFQTSSLADLQEKLSAAVEKKLVPSKTDSKLVFVFCGNGVTYQGMCKQLLKQEPVFREEIVKIETLLQSYRSFNLMEMLESESEKSTKPSDPKIVQPLLFAIQVAVFKLLKHWGINPDAVLGHSVGEVAAAHCSGLLSLKDAVKVIHYRSSLQSTVTGGKMLVVSNMAVSEVLKIVPSYSGRVCLAAYNSPQSCTLSGDADDIDRLHQNLSNSASGKDLFLRILDVPAAYHSQKMDPILSKVKDSIGSLQGHNLETELFSTVTGASLCSSDFITGEYWSRNIREPVEFEQAVKSAAKNKRSVVFVEIGPRRSLQMYITETLGNDFTVIPSVQPDKDHETMLVAVSKLFELGIKVDWEMFYKGFETEPIPYPRYQFDNVKKDVFALNSQLISPTGNHPVVTQMGTDSSVFSCDLSSESVAFLKDHKHSGVAIIPGAFYAELGLAAYMAYAKPKVPLSSLQLSITFQSPFVFTQNARDLNVQLDHSDHLADNTCNFKIQSTSAVYAFGTVKAKPGRSPEEQFISLDSIFKRCTILMTTEECYKLLSQGGFEYGSVLRNNAYIYCGEEFREAISVVKVPKEILPQLHDYHLHPVVLDYIMHLIPGAVKGVSIRPQYPAEIGSLAVFEPLQEEMVVYVRLVHVGEDDFDICGCLANKQGRVLVELMHGKIRILGSRSQVVKEYFFHNNFSIISDVATFDTLITALVFSDQVGIYNALQQYLDPTSRYVSSSNSNILLKDGIELLLSKLNISSVKKNFREILFMWGHADLTSLKSEKVLDSMAGCCEIFRNLVRYLKALNFPGDIRVITYRCSESLVDHINPGFVLSGMVRACAAELPELSFQLIDMGSATFEDVKALVQVLRSYPCNKYPELVVKEGKILTPQITHTPLPTMAISSRNLHWLDEEVFTLQTSDPYIMTNVSATQMDNSIELIQGKNIELHLSKICVHSSDYFPVSISDLNYGKTLYWNKHTNENHKLLALDFSGTVTAVGKDVSKFKVGDHVVSCYPVAATTKVVLPAAVCCKAKKLSFLNEIPCVSYMVLAWEILHEALPKAKQKWKLGIFSTVPDSALMIVLIAIANRSGWNVRVSTQADQLSCDFSDVVGAVLLPPYNVKTAEIASSVRGINDIVLVYDNQTEFPFNTTTFRGTNKEVHFHALLMSQIMQNGYLQTQMPRIYRWLKSMNLDRKSLSLDATAVQRVKSQVTDLPSVKVSESYFRCQILPIIVLNSEDKNQLSDIPVMAKHSLFKTNAVYIVTGGLTGLGFETVKFIAQKGGGNIVILSRRNPDPQMQQEIGQVSSRWGSVIKSLPCDVSVSEQVDQTIDHIGKLFPSSPIKGVFHSAVVLHDGLIEHLDKSLYEKVMRPKVNGVINLHRATIQCNLDYFVCYSSMSAFIGNASQTNYAAANTFMDTFCQYRRNIGLSGQSINWGALNLGLLLNKVHVQRFLESKGIMLLEIPEIHESLEQCLLINKPQQAVCKFNLKNNWFKILSQNKSLKLRLYKLGEEITIKTGVNMSRPEHPATPSSPHDYLRFVISETTGIEVDELNDDVHLFSLGIDSMLAMTLQNLIFNDRGVNVPLVTLLDPNTTLATLIKILEENCLDRNQSEDESNSTYF encoded by the exons CTTGAACGAGTTTGACCACAAGTTCTTCGGCATCACTAATGCTGAAACAATCACCATGGACCCTCAGCAGAAACTTCTGTTGCAGTGCACCTACAGGGCCCTAGAGGATGCTGGGATACCAATGGAAAAGGCCAGTGGAACGCGAACAGGAGTATTTTTGG GCCTAATGAACAGGGACTTTGAGTTGAAAAATATGAGGAATAATCCAAAATACATAGACCACAACACTGGCACTGGTGCCGCTATGAGCATCGCTGCCAACCGCATCTCATACATATTCAACTTCACTGGCCCCTCGCTGTCCATTGATTCTGCCTGCTCGTCATCCCTCGTTGCCCTTCACTTAGCTTGTCAAGCCATAAAACAAG GAGATTGTGATATGGCCTTGTGTGGTGGTGTGACCTGTATATTGGAGCCAACCCTTTATGTGACTCTCTCCAAGGCAAAATTAATCTCCTCTGATGGAACGAGTAAACCTTTCAGCAGCAAAGCAGACGGATATGGCAGAGGTGAAGGATGCGGGGTTGTTCTATTAAAGCCCctgaaaaaa GCTTTAGAAGACCATGATCATATTTGGGGtatcatcagcaaaactgcagtAAATCAAGATGGCCACACTGTTAGTCCAATCACCAAACCATCCATGGTACAGCAGGAGGAGCTTCTTAGAAAAATCTACTCAACAGAGACTGACCTGACTAGTGTCCAGTACATTGAAGCTCATGGGACTGGGACTGCAATTGGAGATCCAACAGAGGCAGGCAGCATCTCAAAAGTCATTGCCAAAGCAAGACCTCAAAAGTCAGGGCCACTCATCATTGGTTCTGTTAAAGGCAATATTGGACACACAGAATCTTCCGCAGGTGTTGCAGGGCTCATAAAGGTTCTTTTGATGATGCAGCATGAAACCATTGTGCCCTCATTGTTCTACTCCGTGGAAAACTCCAGCATAGACATAGAATCTCTCAATGTGAAAATCCCCACCACAGCAGAGAAATGGGTCAGTGACTGCAGAGCAGGGAGGTCAGCAGGAATCAATAGCTTTGGGTTTGGTGGAACAAATGCACATGCAGTTATCAAACAATACGTGCAGTCACAAAAGCCAAAAGCTCAGCTGATAAGCAAATCCCATCAGTATTTTGTGGTCTCTGCAGCCTCTGAAAAATCCatgaaaaatataattgaaGATACTGCAAAACAGATCAGTGCAGGGAAAATATCAGATCTACAGTCGTTACTGTACACATCCGCATGTAGAAGAAGTCACTTGAAACACAAATACAGGAAAGTATTTCAAACATCATCATTGGCAGATCTGCAAGAGAAACTTTCTGCTGCTGTAGAGAAAAAGCTTGTACCATCAAAGACAGACTCCAAgctagtttttgtgttttgtggaaATGGTGTTACATATCAGGGTATGTGCAAGCAGCTCCTAAAACAAGAGCCAGTTTTCAGAGAGGAAATCGTAAAAATTGAAACTTTGTTGCAAAGCTATAGAAGTTTCAATCTGATGGAAATGCTGGAAAGTGAATCTGAGAAAAGTACAAAGCCATCTGATCCAAAGATTGTCCAGCCTCTTCTGTTTGCTATTCAGGTTGCTGTTTTCAAACTTCTGAAACACTGGGGCATCAATCCTGATGCTGTTTTGGGCCACTCAGTTGGAGAAGTCGCTGCAGCTCATTGTTCTGGTTTGCTTTCACTTAAAGATGCAGTGAAAGTCATCCACTATCGCAGTTCTTTGCAAAGCACTGTGACAGGAGGCAAGATGCTGGTAGTCAGTAATATGGCTGTTTCTGAAGTCTTGAAAATTGTTCCATCTTATTCAGGAAGGGTTTGCCTGGCTGCCTATAACAGCCCTCAGTCATGCACCCTCTCAGGAGATGCAGATGACATTGATAGGTTGCATCAGAATTTGAGCAACTCAGCCAGTGGGAAAGATTTGTTCCTTCGCATTTTAGATGTACCTGCAGCATACCACAGTCAAAAGATGGATCccattttatccaaagtgaaAGACAGTATAGGTTCATTGCAGGGACATAATTTGGAGACAGAATTGTTCTCAACAGTGACAGGTGCTAGTTTGTGTTCCTCAGATTTTATTACTGGTGAATATTGGTCAAGAAATATCAGAGAGCCAGTTGAATTTGAACAAGCTGTAAAATCTGCAGCTAAAAACAAAAGGAGTGTGGTATTTGTTGAAATTGGTCCAAGAAGGTCTTTGCAGATGTACATCACTGAGACTTTGGGAAATGACTTCACTGTGATTCCCTCAGTGCAGCCTGATAAAGATCACGAGACAATGCTTGTAGCTGTTTCCAAACTGTTTGAGCTTGGGATCAAAGTGGACTGGGAAATGTTCTACAAAGGTTTTGAGACTGAACCAATTCCCTACCCACGATACCAGTTTGATAATGTGAAGAAAGATGTCTTTGCTTTAAATTCGCAGTTGATCAGTCCCACTGGCAACCATCCAGTAGTTACACAAATGGGTACAGACAGTTCAGTGTTCAGCTGTGATTTATCCTCTGAATCAGTGGCCTTCCTGAAGGACCACAAGCACAGTGGGGTTGCCATCATTCCTGGGGCATTTTATGCAGAGTTGGGTTTAGCAGCTTACATGGCATATGCAAAACCTAAGGTTCCACTAAGTTCTCTGCAGCTCAGCATAACATTCCAGAGTCCATTCGTTTTCACCCAGAATGCCCGAGATTTAAATGTACAGCTGGATCATTCAGACCATTTGGCAGATAATACATGCAACTTCAAAATACAGTCTACTTCTGCAGTCTATGCATTTGGCACAGTAAAAGCAAAACCAGGTAGAAGTCCTGAAGAACAGTTCATTTCATTAGACAGCATTTTCAAAAGATGCACAATCCTCATGACTACTGAAGAATGCTACAAACTACTAAGTCAAGGAGGATTTGAGTATGGGTCAGTCCTCAGAAATAACGCATATATTTATTGTGGGGAAGAATTTAGAGAGGCTATATCTGTTGTGAAGGTCCCAAAGGAAATATTGCCTCAATTACATGACTATCACCTTCACCCTGTGGTCTTGGATTACATCATGCATCTTATTCCTGGAGCTGTAAAGGGTGTATCAATAAGACCTCAATATCCTGCGGAAATAGGAAGCCTGGCTGTATTTGAACCATTGCAAGAGGAGATGGTTGTATATGTGAGATTAGTACATGTGGGGGAAGATGATTTTGACATTTGTGGCTGCTTAGCCAACAAACAGGGTAGGGTGTTAGTCGAACTGATGCATGGGAAGATCAGAATACTAGGAAGTCGTTCCCAAGTGGTCAAGGAGTACTTCTTCCACAACAATTTTAGTATAATCTCTGATGTTGCCACATTTGATACACTGATTACGGCACTGGTCTTTTCTGACCAGGTAGGAATTTATAACGCTTTGCAACAGTACTTGGACCCAACATCTAGATATGTGTCTTCTTCAAACAGTAACATACTGTTAAAAGATGGAATTGAACTTCTTTTGTCAAAACTGAACATTTCAAGTGTAAAGAAAAACTTCAGGGAAATTTTGTTCATGTGGGGTCATGCAGACCTAACCTCTCTCAAATCAGAGAAGGTCTTGGACAGCATGGCGGGGTGTTGTGAGATTTTCCGAAATCTTGTCAGATATCTCAAGGCACTTAATTTCCCGGGTGATATCAGAGTAATAACCTATAGGTGCTCTGAGAGCTTAGTGGACCACATAAACCCTGGGTTTGTTCTGTCAGGCATGGTAAGAGCATGTGCAGCTGAGTTGCCAGAACTTTCCTTCCAGCTGATTGACATGGGCTCTGCCACTTTTGAAGACGTCAAAGCTTTGGTTCAGGTCCTCAGATCATACCCCTGTAACAAATATCCAGAGCTGGTAGTGAAGGAGGGCAAAATTCTCACACCCCAAATCACCCACACACCTTTGCCAACCATGGCAATCTCTTCAAGAAACCTCCACTGGTTGGATGAAGAAGTCTTCACCTTGCAAACATCTGACCCATATATAATGACAAATGTGTCAGCGACTCAAATGGAtaattccattgaactgattcaaGGAAAAAATATTGAGCTTCATCTCAGTAAAATATGTGTCCATTCATCAGATTACTTCCCAGTCAGCATTTCTGACCTGAATTATGGTAAGACACTGTACTGGAACAAGCACACAAATGAAAACCATAAGCTCTTAGCCCTTGACTTCAGTGGCACTGTCACAGCTGTGGGTAAAGATGTCAGCAAATTTAAAGTTGGTGATCATGTTGTGTCATGTTACCCTGTGGCTGCCACCACTAAAGTAGTTCTTCCAGCAGCTGTTTGCTGCAAAGCAAAAAAgctttcattcctgaatgaaatCCCTTGTGTCTCTTATATGGTACTGGCTTGGGAGATCTTGCATGAGGCCTTACCCAAAGCTAAACAGAAATGGAAATTGGGCATTTTCTCCACTGTTCCTGACTCAGCTTTGATGATTGTGTTAATTGCTATTGCAAACAGATCAGGTTGGAATGTCAGAGTGAGCACACAGGCTGATCAGCTGTCTTGTGATTTCAGTGATGTTGTAGGAGCTGTTCTTCTGCCTccttacaatgtaaaaacagctGAAATAGCCAGCAGTGTTAGAGGCATCAATGACATTGTTCTTGTCTATGACAACCAGACAGAATTTCCATTCAATACTACAACATTCCGAGGTACAAATAAGGAAGTCCACTTCCATGCCCTCCTCATGTCCCAGATAATGCAAAACGGGTACCTGCAAACGCAAATGCCACGCATCTACCGTTGGCTGAAATCCATGAATTTGGACAGAAAGTCCTTGTCTTTGGACGCAACAGCTGTTCAAAGAGTGAAATCTCAAGTCACTGATCTTCCATCTGTAAAAGTATCTGAATCATACTTTAGATGCCAGATCCTACCCATTATCGTCCTGAACAGTGAAGACAAGAACCAGCTGTCTGACATTCCAGTGATGGCCAAACACAGTCTATTCAAGACAAATGCTGTCTATATTGTCACAGGTGGTCTAACAGGGTTGGGCTTCGAGACAGTAAAGTTTATTGCGCagaaaggaggaggaaacatTGTCATTCTGTCTAGAAGAAATCCAGACCCTCAGATGCAACAAGAGATAGGTCAGGTCAGTAGCCGTTGGGGTTCTGTCATTAAGTCTCTGCCATGTGATGTTTCTGTATCTGAGCAAGTGGACCAGACAATTGATCATATTGGAAAACTATTTCCATCCAGTCCCATCAAAGGGGTATTTCACAGTGCGGTTGTCCTGCATGATGGGCTGATTGAACATCTTGACAAATCTCTTTATGAGAAAGTTATGAGGCCAAAAGTAAATGGAGTGATTAACCTTCACCGTGCTACCATACAGTGCAATCTGGATTACTTTGTGTGCTATTCCTCCATGTCTGCCTTCATTGGCAATGCCTCACAAACTAATTATGCTGCGGCTAATACATTCATGGACACTTTCTGTCAGTACCGCAGAAACATTGGGCTTTCTGGACAGTCCATTAATTGGGGGGCTTTGAATCTTGGTCTTTTATTGAACAAAGTCCATGTCCAAAGATTTCTGGAGTCAAAGGGAATCATGCTTTTGGAGATTCCAGAAATCCATGAAAGTCTTGAGCAGTGCCTCTTGATCAACAAACCTCAACAGGCTGTATGCAAATTCAACTTAAAAAACAACTGGTTTAAAATTCTCAGTCAGAACAAATCACTAAAGTTGCGGTTGTACAAATTAGGAGAGGAAATCACGATTAAAACTGGAGTGAACATGTCTAGACCTGAGCATCCCGCAACTCCATCCTCACCACATGATTATCTGAGGTTTGTGATTAGCGAAACGACTGGCATTGAGGTGGACGAGCTGAATGATGATGTTCATCTTTTCAGTTTAGGCATTGACTCAATGTTAGCCATGACTCTGCAGAATCTCATCTTCAATGATAGAGGTGTGAATGTCCCTCTAGTGACTCTGCTGGATCCAAATACCACACTGGCAACTTTAATTAAAATCCTGGAGGAGAACTGTTTAGACAGAAATCAGAGTGAAGATGAAAGCAATTCCACATACTTTTGA
- the LOC137005329 gene encoding mitochondrial coenzyme A diphosphatase NUDT8-like, whose translation MMIAPVIANLGPLETLCFRPNPSEVEEVFTLTLEHLCQAQNRGYTHFRTGDRFGYTLPVFHSPRYRVWGLTAVALDQALALIVPPEEVPQHRSVSTEAAC comes from the exons ATGATGATCGCGCCTGTAATAGCCAATCTCGGACCGCTGGAGACTCTGTGTTTTCGACCGAATCCCAGCGAG GTGGAAGAGGTTTTCACCCTGACTCTGGAGCATTTGTGTCAAGCCCAGAACAGAGGCTACACACACTTCCGCACCGGAGATCGTTTCGGGTACACGCTCCCCGTGTTTCACAGCCCCAGGTATCGGGTGTGGGGTCTGACGGCAGTGGCCTTAGATCAGGCTCTGGCGCTCATTGTGCCGCCAGAGGAAGTGCCGCAGCACAGATCCGTCAGCACAGAGGCTGCCTGCTGA